Proteins co-encoded in one Pelobates fuscus isolate aPelFus1 chromosome 5, aPelFus1.pri, whole genome shotgun sequence genomic window:
- the C5H19orf25 gene encoding UPF0449 protein C19orf25 homolog, protein MTSRAKKRIVLPSRPEPPSIEQILEDVRGSISSDPVFTCDLNNEQLLSTYDTVNEREKQYVQSCSYVEMNSKLKEAQAQLKVKCDSLRCAGEKLEGVIEDLKVATM, encoded by the exons atgACATCCAGGGCAAAGAAACGTATTGTTCTCCCTTCTCGTCCAGAGCCCCCTAGTATTGAGCAAATTTTGGAGGATGTCCGTGGCTCTATTTCTTCTGACCCAGTGTTTACCTGTGATCTTAATAACG AGCAATTACTTTCTACATATGACACGGTCAATGAAAGGGAGAAGCAATATGTGCAGAGCTGCTCTTATGTTGAAATGAACAGTAAATTAAAGGAAGCTCAGGCCCAACTGAAAGTAAAGTGTGATTCTTTGAGATGTGCTGGGGAAAAGTTGGAAGGCGTTATTGAGGATTTGAAAGTTGCCACCATGTGA